From the Nonlabens marinus S1-08 genome, one window contains:
- a CDS encoding DUF2911 domain-containing protein: MKYKILIILLIVAVSGCKNEEKNNPEIKPEHNHTQSEPESENKKPLSPHTSAMAMIGDAHIHIDYSSPGVRDRIIFGGLLAYDQVWQAGAHKATWLETNKDLEIDGKELKAGKYGFFVIPNQEEWTVIFSRNWNQHGKDDYTEKDDVLRFKVTPKISEDIKEHLEYKINKTTETSGTISMSWEKVTIEFPFEIK; this comes from the coding sequence ATGAAATATAAAATTTTGATAATCCTATTGATTGTTGCTGTCAGCGGCTGTAAAAACGAAGAAAAGAACAATCCTGAAATAAAGCCAGAGCATAATCATACCCAAAGTGAACCAGAATCTGAGAACAAAAAACCCCTAAGTCCTCACACATCCGCAATGGCGATGATAGGTGATGCACATATTCATATTGATTATTCGTCGCCAGGAGTAAGGGATAGAATTATTTTCGGTGGATTGTTGGCTTACGACCAAGTCTGGCAGGCTGGTGCCCATAAGGCTACTTGGTTGGAAACAAACAAGGATTTAGAAATTGACGGTAAAGAATTGAAAGCTGGGAAATACGGTTTTTTTGTAATTCCAAATCAGGAAGAATGGACAGTCATTTTCAGCAGGAATTGGAACCAGCACGGCAAGGACGACTATACTGAAAAAGATGATGTATTACGGTTTAAAGTGACACCTAAAATTTCCGAAGACATCAAGGAACATTTAGAGTATAAAATAAACAAAACAACTGAGACTTCCGGAACAATATCAATGAGTTGGGAAAAAGTCACAATTGAATTTCCTTTTGAAATAAAATGA
- a CDS encoding PepSY domain-containing protein — MVRRKTAKWIRKTHRYLGIFLGIQFLMWTISGMYFSWTDIDEIHGDHFKKSAPVQTSFNDLLGTSQLATKEPVQSLELLEIANEPYYWINDAQLYNARTGQRKNGITKEEAQQVATRNMSDDLEMEKIQLVDSVGPHHEYRGRPLPAYVISYETPQNLKAYVAVENGAFQTVRHRDWRWFDFLWMTHTMDYQGRDNFNTFLLRAFSLLGLITVLSGFVLWYISSPSIRRLKKKIK, encoded by the coding sequence ATAGTGAGAAGAAAAACAGCGAAATGGATTAGAAAAACACACCGCTATTTGGGTATCTTCTTAGGTATTCAGTTTCTGATGTGGACAATCAGCGGGATGTATTTCAGCTGGACAGACATCGACGAGATACACGGTGACCATTTTAAGAAATCGGCACCTGTGCAGACCTCATTTAATGATTTGCTCGGCACATCCCAACTGGCTACTAAAGAACCAGTTCAATCCTTGGAACTTCTAGAAATAGCAAATGAACCTTATTATTGGATTAATGATGCACAGCTTTATAATGCAAGAACCGGTCAAAGGAAAAATGGGATTACTAAAGAAGAGGCACAACAAGTTGCAACTAGGAATATGTCGGACGATTTGGAAATGGAAAAGATCCAATTAGTCGATTCTGTAGGGCCACATCACGAATATCGCGGTCGCCCACTTCCAGCTTATGTAATCTCGTATGAGACACCACAAAATTTAAAAGCCTATGTGGCGGTTGAGAATGGCGCTTTTCAAACGGTGAGACACAGGGATTGGCGCTGGTTTGATTTTCTATGGATGACCCATACTATGGATTATCAGGGAAGGGATAATTTCAACACATTCTTGTTAAGGGCATTTTCACTTTTAGGATTGATAACCGTCTTAAGCGGTTTCGTTTTATGGTATATCAGTTCCCCATCGATCAGAAGACTGAAGAAGAAAATTAAATAA
- a CDS encoding DUF305 domain-containing protein — protein MNSNEHTNSGKSKNHYTRFVAMLACSFIAMYITMYLNTYEWDHVWFSLTRFYMVCLGIAAMAIIMFVAMRGMYQNKRKNIAIVLGSIVLFVGALGLVRDQKSTVGDVLWMKAMIPHHSIAILTSERADIEDPEVKKLAEEIIKAQRREIAEMKEMIERLENE, from the coding sequence ATGAATTCAAATGAACACACAAATTCAGGAAAATCAAAAAATCACTATACGCGTTTTGTAGCGATGCTCGCTTGCTCTTTTATAGCAATGTATATTACAATGTATTTAAACACCTATGAATGGGACCACGTATGGTTTAGCCTTACACGCTTCTATATGGTCTGTCTTGGTATCGCTGCAATGGCCATTATCATGTTTGTGGCAATGCGCGGTATGTACCAAAATAAAAGAAAGAATATCGCCATAGTCTTGGGAAGTATCGTTCTCTTTGTAGGTGCATTAGGACTGGTACGTGACCAAAAATCCACCGTGGGCGATGTGCTTTGGATGAAAGCAATGATACCACACCATTCCATTGCAATTTTAACAAGTGAACGGGCAGATATTGAAGACCCTGAAGTCAAGAAGCTGGCAGAAGAAATCATAAAGGCACAACGCAGGGAAATCGCCGAAATGAAAGAAATGATTGAACGTTTAGAGAACGAATAA
- a CDS encoding efflux RND transporter periplasmic adaptor subunit has translation MNKNILYIALAIIIGLGAGWLIFGNGSSDTMANKDISDMSDQHDHSGESADQMWTCSMHPQIMQPEAGDCPICGMDLIPVESSADGLAMDEIKMTENAMALANIQTTIVGNAEKSDDDGMISLSGKIAANEENKTVQASYFKGRIERLNVNYEGQQVNRGQLLATIYAPDLVAAQQELITAVSLKESQPALYQAVRNKLKNWKLSDVQINAIEESGKVRENFPIYATVSGTVSEVMAAQGDYVNQGQPIVKLSNLNSVWAEFDAYENQIAQFSVGQKINITTNAYPNKKFEGTISFIDPVLNNATRTVTVRATLQNRDDLFKPGMFVTGKVKGVTQTMESSLAVPASAVLWTGERSLVYVKTNPNEPVFEMREVTLGNRSGETYQVSSGLNNGDEIVTNGTFTVDAAAQLQGKKSMMNQQIMPDESAMMRDMEMSFSNAFSSAFKEVLPSYLKMKDALVASNAVKVSAFAKATSKKLKEISTSDLGKMEKQHLTKGIEMLDAIANNDMLENQRSHFVILNENIVPIAMSVQNLNNYFIQKCPMANNNKGAVWLSTEEEIKNPYYGDAMLTCGSVIESL, from the coding sequence ATGAACAAGAACATTTTATATATAGCACTAGCCATAATAATAGGTTTGGGCGCAGGCTGGCTCATTTTTGGAAACGGGTCAAGTGATACCATGGCAAATAAGGATATATCCGATATGTCTGATCAACACGACCACTCTGGCGAGAGCGCAGACCAGATGTGGACGTGCTCTATGCATCCACAGATTATGCAACCCGAAGCTGGCGATTGCCCAATATGTGGAATGGACTTGATACCTGTAGAATCAAGTGCTGACGGTCTCGCAATGGATGAGATTAAAATGACCGAAAACGCAATGGCGTTGGCAAATATTCAAACTACCATTGTGGGTAATGCAGAAAAAAGCGATGATGATGGGATGATATCCCTTTCGGGAAAAATAGCTGCCAACGAAGAAAATAAAACTGTGCAAGCCAGTTATTTTAAAGGCAGAATAGAACGACTCAACGTAAACTATGAAGGTCAACAAGTTAATCGTGGTCAATTATTAGCAACCATTTACGCACCCGACCTTGTCGCAGCACAGCAGGAATTAATTACCGCAGTATCGTTAAAAGAATCGCAACCCGCTTTATACCAAGCTGTTCGCAATAAACTCAAAAACTGGAAGCTTTCAGACGTACAAATTAATGCCATAGAAGAAAGTGGTAAGGTGCGAGAGAACTTCCCGATTTATGCGACGGTTTCCGGAACGGTTTCAGAAGTAATGGCTGCACAGGGTGATTATGTAAATCAAGGACAACCTATTGTGAAATTGAGCAACTTAAATTCCGTTTGGGCAGAATTTGATGCTTATGAAAATCAGATAGCACAATTCAGCGTTGGGCAAAAAATCAACATCACTACCAATGCCTATCCAAACAAAAAATTTGAAGGAACAATTTCGTTTATTGACCCTGTTCTAAATAATGCGACACGAACGGTAACGGTGCGGGCAACTCTGCAAAATAGAGACGACCTATTTAAACCAGGAATGTTTGTGACGGGTAAAGTCAAAGGTGTAACGCAAACTATGGAAAGTTCACTTGCCGTACCCGCAAGTGCTGTACTATGGACAGGCGAGCGCTCATTGGTATATGTAAAAACCAATCCTAACGAGCCTGTATTTGAAATGCGCGAAGTGACCTTGGGCAATCGCTCTGGCGAAACTTACCAAGTATCGTCCGGCTTAAATAACGGCGACGAAATTGTTACCAATGGAACATTTACAGTAGATGCAGCTGCTCAATTACAGGGTAAAAAATCAATGATGAATCAACAGATAATGCCAGATGAATCGGCTATGATGCGCGATATGGAAATGAGTTTCAGTAATGCGTTTAGTTCTGCATTTAAAGAAGTATTACCATCGTATCTAAAAATGAAAGATGCTCTGGTGGCAAGTAATGCTGTAAAGGTTTCCGCTTTCGCGAAAGCGACATCTAAGAAATTAAAGGAAATTTCTACATCGGATTTAGGCAAAATGGAAAAGCAACATCTTACCAAAGGTATCGAGATGCTGGATGCTATCGCAAACAATGATATGTTGGAAAATCAGCGTTCTCACTTCGTCATCCTGAATGAGAATATCGTGCCTATTGCTATGAGTGTTCAAAATTTAAACAATTATTTCATCCAAAAATGCCCGATGGCAAACAACAATAAAGGTGCAGTTTGGTTGAGTACAGAAGAAGAAATTAAGAATCCATATTACGGCGATGCGATGTTGACTTGTGGTAGTGTGATTGAGTCATTGTAA
- a CDS encoding DUF6660 family protein, with protein MRIFAIILSIYFLALNVVPCSDAANNTDDTQVVTVIDIDGDHDQDCELCSPFCQCHCCHVHTIDFGLMAFEPYQSPISSKIFTSFQNHGKDFLTSLFQPPQV; from the coding sequence GTGAGAATATTTGCAATCATACTTTCCATTTATTTCTTGGCACTCAATGTAGTGCCTTGTAGCGATGCGGCAAATAATACCGATGATACCCAAGTTGTTACAGTAATCGATATTGATGGCGACCACGACCAAGACTGTGAGTTATGTTCGCCTTTCTGTCAATGTCATTGCTGTCACGTTCATACAATCGACTTTGGGTTAATGGCGTTTGAGCCATATCAAAGCCCAATATCAAGTAAAATTTTCACATCTTTTCAAAACCACGGCAAGGATTTCCTTACTTCCCTTTTTCAGCCTCCGCAAGTATAA
- a CDS encoding CusA/CzcA family heavy metal efflux RND transporter has translation MINRIIDFSINNKFIIGLFTLTLIGVGIWSMATVNLGSVPDITNNQVQVITQSPNLGTEDIEQFVTYPVELSMGNLPGVTEIRSISRFGLSVVTIVFEDDMGTYLPRQLVQEKLNELGESIPEKFGSPSMGPISTGLGQIYEYTIKPEEGFESKYSPMELRTVQDWVIKRQLTLLEGVVEVNSYGGSIKQYEVAVDPEKLNSMGISISQVYEALARNNVNTGGAYIEKNKMSNFIRGEGLIRSLEDIKNISITNEGNIPITIGDVATRVHFGNQVRYGAFTQDGKEAVGGIIMMLKGSNPNAVIENVKDRMAEIEKSLPEGLTIVPIIDRSELIARTTDTVKTNLLEGALIVIFALVLLLGSLRGGLITATTIPLSLLFAFILMKQFNVWANLMSLGAIDFGIIIDGAVIIIEGTVYEIQKRIRSGKLEFNQGVMDKVAYDAGSTMMSSAFFGQIIILIVFTPILFLTGVEGKMFKPMAYTFGFAMIGAIILCLTYVPMMSALFMKPIQNTKNWFGRFERWLEKVSDRIIGAIHSAYMPLLKGALKLKLIVLSSAAVLLIIAGFIFSNMGGEFVPQLDEGDIAMQAFIRPGSSLTESIEVSKKIETILLENFPEIKTVTARIGVADIPTDPMPMDIADMYIILNKDMDDWTTASTKEGLIEAIRDKLNDELVGVNLSFTQPVELRFNELLEGVREDIAVKLYGEDLEVLSEKIQEMAAIIQTVPGAGDVSAERTAGLPQMTVKFKRDKMAQYGLDIQKVNDYISTAFAGGTAGVIFEGEKRFDLVVRFDESHRKSIDDLRNMYIDLKDGNQVPIIEIAEIEYVPGPMQISRDNTYRRTYVGVNARGRDVESVVKDIQQKLDEELDLPPGYYITYGGEFENLQSAKDRLVIVVPIALFLIFILLYFALKSFSQSLMIYIAIPLAAIGGVFALWLRDMPFSISAGVGFIVLFGVAVLNGLVLINRFNSLKEEGVTSIKDRIFQGTKERIRPIMLTATTDIFGFLPMAFSTSAGAEVQQPLATVVIGGMLTATLLTLVVLPVLYTFIEKRRERKDQNKIGSFHPQALTTILILGFMLGGTAFAKAQQTQAPVPDLIVQDSITPITLSRAVKVAKENYPALKASQLEIERQNALTGNAYDFGSTQIFTGGEEVADGQGVYTLVGIGQQNIDLLGIGAEKRLQQQRIQLAETAFDLSEIQIELEVKKAWSEAFQAKKKFALYRELDSIYGQFARSVELNYEVEAISRLEYGAARNQALQVNNKFQQAETDYFIALQKLNLWLTPDTMYTVTDELGDTEISILETDNTLNGHPELSLSRKRIDEAQASYDAARANLLPKLNLQGGLQRVNGDSGFYTYQAGISIPLLSGPDRSRAKAAKLDAQIAETNAAFKQRELQSQFAQARQNYARWRDTWFFYKTEALPLAIDQRKGALLAYKEGALDYAAFTQIIRDAIQTEMDALEALDNYLDALFELQYFQN, from the coding sequence ATGATTAATAGAATCATTGATTTTTCAATCAATAACAAATTCATTATTGGCCTATTTACCTTGACTCTTATAGGAGTTGGTATTTGGTCAATGGCAACCGTAAACCTTGGTTCGGTACCAGATATTACCAATAATCAGGTTCAAGTAATTACCCAATCGCCCAATCTGGGAACGGAAGATATTGAACAGTTCGTAACCTATCCCGTAGAACTATCTATGGGTAATTTGCCAGGCGTTACCGAAATAAGATCTATCTCACGCTTTGGGCTTTCTGTAGTGACGATCGTTTTTGAAGACGATATGGGGACCTATCTTCCTCGGCAGCTGGTACAGGAAAAACTTAACGAACTGGGCGAATCCATACCTGAAAAATTTGGAAGTCCATCTATGGGGCCCATTTCCACAGGATTAGGTCAAATTTATGAATACACTATAAAACCAGAGGAAGGTTTTGAAAGCAAGTATTCGCCTATGGAACTACGCACCGTTCAGGACTGGGTTATCAAACGACAACTCACATTATTAGAAGGCGTAGTAGAGGTTAATTCTTATGGTGGTTCCATAAAACAGTATGAGGTTGCTGTCGATCCAGAGAAGTTGAACAGTATGGGCATCAGTATTTCACAAGTTTATGAGGCTCTCGCTCGAAACAACGTGAATACAGGAGGTGCTTACATAGAGAAAAATAAAATGTCAAATTTCATAAGGGGCGAAGGTCTTATTCGCTCTTTGGAAGACATCAAGAATATCTCAATTACCAATGAGGGTAACATTCCTATTACTATTGGAGATGTTGCAACGCGTGTCCATTTTGGGAATCAAGTGCGTTACGGTGCTTTTACGCAAGACGGTAAAGAAGCCGTGGGAGGAATAATAATGATGCTAAAAGGATCAAACCCCAATGCTGTTATTGAAAATGTTAAGGATCGTATGGCAGAAATAGAAAAATCCTTGCCAGAAGGTCTAACTATCGTACCTATAATTGATCGTAGTGAACTTATTGCCAGAACTACAGATACGGTTAAGACCAATTTACTAGAAGGTGCTTTGATCGTGATATTTGCCCTTGTTTTATTATTGGGAAGTTTAAGAGGTGGTCTCATTACGGCCACTACCATACCGTTGTCCCTGCTCTTTGCCTTTATCCTGATGAAGCAGTTTAATGTATGGGCAAACTTAATGAGTTTGGGAGCTATCGACTTTGGGATTATTATAGATGGTGCCGTGATTATTATAGAAGGTACGGTGTATGAGATCCAAAAACGCATTAGGTCTGGCAAGCTAGAATTCAATCAAGGCGTGATGGATAAAGTAGCCTATGATGCCGGAAGCACAATGATGAGTTCCGCTTTTTTTGGGCAAATCATTATCCTCATCGTTTTTACGCCTATACTTTTTCTTACAGGTGTAGAAGGTAAGATGTTTAAACCTATGGCATACACCTTTGGGTTTGCAATGATAGGTGCTATCATTTTGTGCCTTACGTATGTTCCAATGATGTCTGCACTCTTTATGAAACCAATCCAAAACACCAAAAACTGGTTTGGTAGATTTGAGCGCTGGCTTGAAAAGGTAAGTGATAGAATCATAGGTGCTATACATAGTGCTTATATGCCTTTATTAAAAGGAGCTCTCAAGCTGAAGCTTATCGTGTTATCATCTGCTGCTGTTCTGCTTATTATCGCTGGATTCATATTTTCTAATATGGGTGGAGAATTCGTGCCGCAGCTCGATGAAGGAGATATAGCAATGCAGGCGTTCATTAGACCTGGAAGCTCGCTAACAGAATCTATTGAAGTTTCAAAGAAAATAGAAACTATCCTATTAGAAAATTTTCCTGAAATTAAAACGGTAACAGCACGTATAGGTGTGGCAGATATCCCTACAGATCCTATGCCTATGGATATTGCAGATATGTACATCATTCTCAATAAGGATATGGACGACTGGACAACCGCTTCTACTAAAGAAGGTCTGATTGAAGCTATCAGGGATAAACTGAATGATGAACTCGTAGGTGTTAATTTATCATTTACCCAACCGGTCGAATTAAGATTTAATGAGCTTTTAGAAGGTGTAAGAGAAGATATTGCAGTAAAGCTATATGGCGAAGATTTAGAGGTGCTATCAGAAAAGATTCAGGAAATGGCTGCGATTATACAGACCGTCCCTGGCGCGGGCGATGTGAGCGCAGAACGTACAGCTGGACTACCACAAATGACCGTAAAGTTCAAACGAGATAAAATGGCGCAATATGGACTGGATATTCAAAAAGTAAATGATTACATAAGTACCGCATTCGCTGGCGGAACCGCAGGAGTAATTTTTGAAGGCGAGAAACGATTTGATCTTGTGGTACGATTTGATGAAAGCCATAGAAAAAGTATCGATGACCTGCGCAATATGTACATCGATCTTAAGGATGGAAATCAGGTGCCCATTATCGAAATAGCCGAGATCGAATACGTCCCTGGACCTATGCAAATCTCACGTGACAATACATATAGAAGAACCTATGTAGGTGTAAATGCACGAGGCAGGGATGTGGAATCCGTAGTAAAAGACATTCAGCAAAAATTAGATGAAGAACTAGACTTGCCACCAGGATATTATATTACCTATGGTGGAGAGTTTGAAAACCTGCAAAGCGCAAAGGATCGTTTGGTAATTGTGGTGCCCATCGCCTTGTTCTTGATATTTATACTATTATACTTTGCCTTAAAATCCTTTTCACAATCCCTAATGATTTACATAGCGATACCCTTGGCAGCCATCGGTGGTGTGTTTGCCTTATGGCTTAGGGATATGCCTTTTAGTATTTCCGCAGGTGTAGGGTTTATTGTGCTATTTGGTGTCGCAGTTCTTAACGGGCTGGTTCTTATTAACCGATTTAATTCTTTAAAGGAAGAAGGCGTTACAAGCATAAAGGATAGAATATTTCAAGGGACTAAAGAACGTATTCGCCCCATAATGCTCACGGCAACCACTGATATTTTCGGATTTTTACCTATGGCATTTTCCACATCAGCCGGTGCAGAGGTGCAGCAACCGCTCGCTACGGTGGTTATTGGTGGGATGCTTACAGCCACCCTGCTCACGTTGGTCGTTCTTCCCGTGCTCTATACCTTTATAGAAAAGCGACGTGAGCGCAAAGACCAGAACAAAATCGGTTCTTTTCATCCGCAAGCATTGACAACGATTTTGATACTTGGTTTTATGTTAGGTGGTACCGCTTTCGCGAAAGCGCAACAAACACAAGCACCTGTGCCAGACCTCATTGTTCAGGATAGCATTACACCGATTACCTTATCTCGGGCTGTAAAAGTTGCCAAAGAGAATTATCCTGCACTTAAAGCGAGCCAACTCGAAATCGAAAGACAGAACGCCCTCACAGGCAATGCCTATGACTTCGGGAGTACGCAAATATTTACAGGTGGAGAAGAAGTGGCAGATGGTCAGGGTGTTTATACATTAGTCGGTATCGGGCAACAGAATATCGATCTACTCGGAATAGGTGCCGAAAAACGCTTGCAACAACAACGCATCCAGTTAGCCGAGACAGCTTTTGATCTTTCTGAAATTCAAATAGAACTGGAAGTCAAAAAAGCCTGGTCAGAAGCTTTTCAGGCAAAAAAGAAGTTCGCTTTGTACCGAGAATTGGACAGCATTTATGGTCAGTTTGCTCGATCGGTAGAGCTCAATTATGAAGTCGAAGCCATTTCAAGATTGGAATATGGCGCCGCGCGCAATCAAGCTTTGCAGGTCAATAATAAATTTCAGCAGGCAGAGACAGACTATTTCATCGCTCTGCAAAAACTCAATCTTTGGTTGACACCAGATACGATGTACACCGTTACTGATGAATTGGGAGATACTGAAATTTCAATTTTAGAGACAGATAATACATTGAATGGACATCCTGAATTATCGCTTTCGCGAAAGCGTATAGACGAAGCACAGGCAAGTTATGATGCAGCAAGAGCAAACTTATTGCCCAAGTTAAATCTGCAAGGTGGCCTACAACGTGTCAACGGCGATAGCGGTTTTTACACATATCAAGCAGGGATTTCCATACCGCTGCTATCGGGTCCAGACCGCAGCCGTGCAAAAGCGGCAAAACTGGATGCACAGATTGCAGAAACCAATGCCGCCTTCAAACAGCGTGAACTGCAATCACAATTTGCACAGGCACGGCAAAATTATGCGCGATGGCGGGACACTTGGTTTTTCTATAAAACCGAAGCCCTGCCGCTTGCCATAGACCAGCGAAAGGGCGCATTGCTGGCGTACAAAGAAGGTGCGCTGGATTATGCAGCATTCACGCAAATTATACGTGATGCCATACAGACCGAAATGGATGCGCTGGAGGCACTCGATAATTATTTAGATGCCTTGTTTGAACTACAATATTTCCAAAACTAA